One Camelina sativa cultivar DH55 chromosome 3, Cs, whole genome shotgun sequence genomic window carries:
- the LOC104776812 gene encoding probable beta-1,4-xylosyltransferase IRX9H: MASIRRTLSPMYHDRAHENGGAHKGFTIGGSSSKHNSSQFLSYLTKLLGVTSDPKSSRRGPWRRPFYQFLVFFLLGFVLGLTPFGKMEDVNGSDRFSFEIKQPYVEERLDNNNKKREEVAVDAVSFVAETETGNKEISFVPRKLIIVVTPTYNRAMQAYYLNRIAQTLRLVDSPVLWIVVEGNAASFETSEILRKTGVMYRHLVCKRNMTSIKDRGVHQRNTALEHIELHKLDGIVYFADDDNIYSLELFQSLRQISRFGTWPVAMLAPSKNKAILEGPVCNGSQVIGWHTNEKSKRLRRFHVDMSGFAFNSTILWDPKRWRRPFTHPTRQLDTVKEGFQETTFIEQVVADESEMEGVPPACSRILNWHLHLDARDVPYPQGWAIQKNLQALITMK; encoded by the exons ATGGCTTCAATCCGGCGAACTCTCTCGCCGATGTATCACGATCGCGCACACGAGAATGGAGGTGCGCACAAGGGTTTCACAATTGGTGGTAGCAGCAGTAAACACAATTCCTCTCAGTTTCTTTCGTATCTCACAAAACTCCTCGGAGTAACCTCTGATCCTAAAAGCTCGAGAAGAGGTCCGTGGAGGCGACCGTTTTACCAGTTTCtcgtcttctttcttcttggaTTTGTTTTAGGTTTGACACCTTTCGGTAAAATGGAAGATGTGAACGGTTCCGATCGGTTCTCCTTTGAGATCAAACAGCCTTACGTTGAGGAGAGGTTggataacaacaacaagaaacgGGAAGAGGTAGCTGTAGATGCGGTGAGTTTTGTGGCGGAGACTGAAACTGGGAACAAGGAGATCAGTTTTGTGCCGAGGAAGCTTATTATTGTGGTCACGCCAACGTATAATCGAGCGATGCAGGCGTATTACTTGAACAGGATTGCTCAAACGCTGAGACTAGTTGATTCGCCTGTTCTGTGGATAGTGGTGGAGGGGAACGCTGCGTCGTTTGAAACCTCTGAGATTCTGAGGAAGACTGGTGTGATGTACAGGCACTTGGTTTGCAAGAGGAACATGACGAGTATCAAGGATAGAGGGGTTCATCAGAGAAACACTGCATTGGAACATATTGAGTTGCATAAGCTTGATGGAATTGTCTACTTTGCTGATGATGATAATATCTACTCGCTTGAGCTCTTTCAAAGCCTAAGACAAATCAG TCGATTTGGAACTTGGCCTGTTGCGATGCTCGCACCAAGCAAAAACAAGGCCATCCTTGAGGGTCCAGTATGCAATGGAAGTCAAGTGATTGGATGGCACACCAATGAAAAGAGCAAAAGATTACGGAGGTTCCATGTTGATATGTCGGGATTTGCTTTTAACAGTACAATACTCTGGGACCCTAAAAGGTGGCGACGCCCATTTACACATCCAACCCGCCAACTAGACACAGTGAAGGAGGGTTTCCAA GAGACGACATTTATAGAGCAGGTGGTGGCTGACGAAAGCGAGATGGAAGGTGTTCCACCAGCTTGCTCGAGGATATTGAATTGGCATCTTCACTTGGATGCCCGGGATGTCCCTTATCCACAAGGGTGGGCGATCCAGAAGAATCTCCAAGCTCTCATAACTATGAAATAG
- the LOC104776813 gene encoding omega-hydroxypalmitate O-feruloyl transferase-like isoform X2, translated as MTITFSDSLSSRIRVSDDGRKLEVDCNGEGAVFAEAFMDITCQEFLDQHSPKPNKSWRKLLFKVQAQGFLDIPPLVLQVTYLRCGGMILCSAINHCICDGIGTSQFLHAWAHATTSQPHLPTRPFHSRHVLDPRNPPRVTHSHPGFTGTTTIDKNSTFDICKYLQSQPLAPATLTFSTSHLLRLKKTCAPSLKCTTFEVLAAHTWRSWAQSLELPLTMLVKLLFSVNMRKKLNPELPQGYYGNGFVLACAESKVHDLVDGNIYHVVKSIQEAKARITDEYVRSTIDLLQDKTVKTDVSSSLVISEWARLGLEELDLGGGKPMYMGPLTSDIYCLFLPVAEDNDAIRVQMSLPEDVVKRLEYYMVKFLDGKDNEDENSYV; from the exons ATGACCATCACTTTCTCAGATTCTCTATCAA GTAGGATAAGAGTATCCGATGACGGGAGGAAGCTCGAGGTTGATTGTAATGGGGAAGGCGCTGTTTTCGCAGAAGCTTTCATGGATATAACTTGCCAGGAGTTTCTTGATCAGCATTCTCCCAAACCAAACAAGTCATGGAGGAAGCTCTTGTTCAAGGTTCAAGCTCAGGGTTTCTTGGATATTCCTCCTCTTGTTTTACAG GTGACGTATCTCCGTTGCGGGGGTATGATCCTCTGCAGTGCGATCAATCATTGCATCTGTGATGGCATCGGCACATCGCAGTTCCTACATGCATGGGCCCATGCCACCACTAGCCAACCTCATCTCCCGACCCGACCATTTCACTCCCGTCACGTGTTAGATCCACGAAACCCTCCACGTGTCACACACTCACATCCTGGTTTCACCGGAACCACCACCATAGACAAAAACTCCACCTTCGACATATGCAAGTATTTACAGTCCCAACCACTGGCTCCGGCCACCTTAACCTTCTCGACATCTCATCTCCTACGCTTAAAGAAAACATGCGCTCCCTCACTAAAATGCACTACGTTCGAGGTACTAGCGGCTCACACGTGGCGCTCGTGGGCTCAATCTCTGGAGTTACCGTTGACCATGTTGGTCAAACTCCTATTCTCTGTCAATATGAGGAAAAAGCTGAATCCAGAACTTCCTCAAGGATATTATGGTAACGGGTTTGTACTAGCTTGTGCCGAAAGCAAGGTACACGACCTAGTAGATGGTAATATTTACCACGTGGTTAAATCGATACAAGAAGCAAAAGCAAGAATTACCGACGAATACGTAAGATCAACGATAGATCTACTGCAGGATAAAACAGTGAAAACAGACGTCTCAAGCAGCTTGGTCATATCAGAATGGGCGAGATTGGGACTAGAGGAGTTGGACTTGGGAGGAGGAAAGCCAATGTATATGGGTCCTTTGACGAGTGACATTTATTGCTTGTTTTTACCTGTCGCCGAAGATAATGATGCCATTAGGGTTCAGATGTCCCTACCGGAGGATGTTGTGAAGAGACTAGAGTATTACATGGTTAAGTTCTTAGATGGAAAAGATAACGAAGATGAGAATTCTTATGTATGA
- the LOC104776810 gene encoding uncharacterized protein LOC104776810 isoform X1 translates to MLDHSYVLVNVLLVLSRDEDPVVAKKSISAGTTFFCSILEEMTMQFHHHGNVDRWCGELWTWMVKFKDAVFSAALEPGCVGVKILALKFMETFILLFTPDASGPEKVSSEGSRQMFNISWLAGGHPILNPATLMSEANRTFGILVDFIQSANRIPGALTISVISCLAVVARKRPVHYNTVLSVLLDFHPNLETVKGCHAASVQYSIRTAFLGFLRCTFSPIIESRDKLLRAFRAMNAADVADQVLRQVDKLIRNNERAARENFSGKNNQSINHQNSWDMSKKRIMPQGEDDKINGEVAPKRFRHNNNVHLTQQVQTSESLQAPVSINGISSGNHPSDSELTPVEQMVSMVGALLAEGDRGASSLEILISKLHPDMLADIVIASMKHLPSTPPTLTSSLATPADIVVSSSINTMYSPTPPPKLPFDPVLPSDVPSLNSSVADPRRDPRRDPRRMDPRRLNSSLGPTSLPVGDGEESVPAQNDISTLLSKPVSVPAATAGAMGSVHPTAVERSQNKLIGSSVIRIIDQPDCREDPSNEKSSLDAPCMDDKGIRETKFFGSDTICDLDLVSIPDFDQHSPSTSVPEFDQHLPATSDSTAPEESYRELAPVPSYVELTAEQSKTVGKLAIERLIESNRHVFGFDCNKIRMALIARLIAKIDAGNDVATVLREHISVDHQEFKGHELVLHVLYHLHSMAILETDESSPYATIYENFLIAVARSFLDALPASDKSFSRLFGEAPHLPDSAIKLLDELCSTRHDPVGREICDSERVTQGLGAVWSLILVRPNERKACLAIALNCSIHSEEDIRAKAIRLVTNKLYHLTYIAEHVEQFATDMLLTAVNSETDLSQSGSIAEGIKKEAKSQITSTSDSLLSGSSDIYSQQDLQTSRDVSVLSTSEVQRLISLFFALCKKKPSLLRLVFEVYGRAPKIVNQAFHRHIPILIRELGSSYTELLQIISDPPKGSENLLTLVLQILTQELAPSSDLIATVKLLYQTKLKDVSILIPLLSSLTKDEVLPIFPPLRNLPPEKFQLALAHILQGSAHTGPALTPAEVLIAIHDILPEKGGPPLKKITDACSACFEQRTVFTQQVLAKALGQMVDRTPLPLLFMRTVIQAIDAFPTLVDFVMEILSKLVRKQIWRLPKLWPGFLKCVSQTKPHSFPVLLELPVPQLESIMKKFPDLRPSLTAYANQPNIKLLCQIQLFQFLGLTMGKIRVHKCTLQMQHRLFKGQP, encoded by the exons ATGCTGGATCATTCTTATGTTCTAGTGAATGTCTTACTAGTCTTATCAAGGGACGAGGATCCAGTTGTTGCAAAGAAATCCATTTCTGCTGGCACCACTTTCTTCTGCAGCATCTTGGAGGAGATGACAATGCAG TTCCATCATCATGGTAACGTTGATCGTTGGTGTGGGGAACTATGGACATGGATGGTTAAGTTCAAAGATGCTGTCTTTTCCGCTGCATTGGAG CCTGGCTGTGTAGGGGTGAAAATTCTTGCTCTAAAATTTATGGAGACATTCATTTTGCTCTTTACTCCTGATGCATCTGGTCCTGAGAAAGTTTCCAGCGAAG GAAGTAGACAGATGTTCAATATTTCCTGGCTTGCTGGCGGTCACCCCATTCTGAATCCAGCAACGCTCATGTCTGAAGCAAATAGGACATTTGGCATCTTAGTAGATTTCATACAGTCAGCTAATCGTATACCGGGTGCACTGACGATATCTGTTATTAGTTG TCTTGCGGTGGTAGCAAGGAAGAGGCCTGTCCACTACAATACTGTCCTCTCTGTTCTGCTGGATTTTCACCCAAATCTTGAGACGGTTAAGGGGTGCCATGCTGCAAGCGTTCAATATTCCATTAGAACTGCCTTTCTGGGATTTCTTAGATGCACTTTCTCACCAATAATAGAG tcAAGAGACAAGCTTCTTAGAGCATTTCGAGCAATGAATGCTGCAGATGTTGCTGATCAAGTTCTCCGTCAAGTTGATAAATTGATCAGGAATAATGAGCGTGCTGCACGTGAAAATTTTTCTGGCAAg AATAACCAGTCGATTAATCATCAAAACTCTTGGGATATGTCAAAGAAACGAATAATGCCCCAGGGTGAAGATGATAAAATCAATGGAGAGGTCGCTCCGAAGCGCTTTCGCCATAATAATAATGTGCATTTGACCCAGCAAGTTCAAACAAGTGAATCCCTACAGGCACCTGTCTCTATCAATGGCATTTCCTCTGGTAACCATCCTTCAGACAGTGAGTTGACACCAGTTGAACAGATGGTTTCAATGGTTGGTGCTTTGCTTGCTGAAGGAGACAGAGGAGCTTCATCACTTGAAATTCTCATTTCTAAGCTTCATCCAGATATGCTTGCTGATATTGTAATAGCAAGCATGAAACACTTGCCTAGTACCCCTCCTACGTTGACAAGTTCACTGGCTACTCCAGCAGATATTGTGGTATCTTCTTCTATAAATACCATGTATTCTCCGACTCCTCCACCAAAACTTCCTTTTGACCCAGTCCTTCCTTCCGATGTGCCTAGCTTGAATAGCTCGGTTGCTGACCCTAGACGCGACCCAAGAAGG GATCCCCGTCGCATGGATCCAAGGCGTTTAAATTCATCTTTGGGACCAACGTCACTACCTGTAGGTGACGGTGAAGAATCAGTTCCAGCACAGAACGACATCTCTACCTTACTGAGTAAGCCAGTTTCAGTTCCTGCTGCCACGGCAGGGGCTATGGGTTCAGTACATCCAACAGCAGTAGAGCGTAGCCAGAACAAGTTGATAGGAAGTTCAGTAATCAGAATAATCGATCAGCCTGATTGCAGAGAGGACCCCTCAAATGAAAAATCATCCTTAGATGCTCCTTGCATGGATGATAAAGGCATTAGAGAAACAAAGTTTTTTGGTTCTGATACAATTTGTGATTTAGATCTGGTGTCTATCCCAGATTTTGATCAACATTCTCCTTCAACATCAGTCCCAGAGTTTGATCAACATCTCCCTGCAACATCGGACAGTACTGCACCAGAAGAGAGCTATCGAGAGTTGGCACCTGTTCCATCATATGTTGAACTTACCGCAGAGCAAAGCAAAACTGTAGGAAAGTTGGCTATTGAACGCCTAATCGAATCAAATAGACATGTCTTTGGGTTTGATTGTAACAAGATACGCATGGCATTGATTGCCCGATTGATTGCTAAA ATCGATGCGGGCAATGATGTTGCAACCGTACTAAGAGAGCATATTAGTGTGGATCATCAAGAATTCAAG GGGCACGAACTTGTTTTACATGTTCTCTACCATCTACATTCAATGGCGATTCTGGAGACAGATGAATCCTCTCCCTATGctactatttatgaaaattttcttataGCAGTG GCAAGATCATTTCTGGATGCTCTTCCTGCTTCCGACAAGTCTTTTAGTAGGCTTTTTGGAGAAGCTCCACATCTACCCGATTCAGCCATTAAGCTACTGGATGAACTCTGCTCCACTCGTCATGACCCAGTTGGTAGAGAAATCTGTGATAGTGAGCGTGTAACCCAAGGGCTTGGTGCTGTTTGGAGCTTAATTTTAGTGCGTCCGAATGAGCGAAAAGCATGCTTAGCTATAGCATTGAAC TGTTCTATTCATTCTGAAGAAGATATTCGTGCAAAAGCCATCCGACTT GTTACAAACAAACTATATCACCTAACATACATAGCAGAGCATGTTGAGCAATTTGCAACAG ATATGTTGCTAACTGCTGTGAACTCTGAGACAGATCTCTCACAGTCTGGATCAATTGCAGAAGGAATTAAAAAAGAG GCTAAAAGCCAGATAACTTCGACAAGTGACTCCCTATTGTCTGGAAGCTCCGACATTTACTCTCAACAGGATCTACAAACTTCTCGTGATGTTTCAGTTTTATCAACTTCCGAAGTTCAGAGACTGATTTCTCTGTTCTTCGCTTTATGTAAAAAG AAACCTAGTCTCCTTCGACTTGTCTTTGAAGTTTATGGGAGAGCTCCAAAAATAGTAAACCAG GCTTTTCATCGACATATACCTATTCTGATACGAGAATTAGGTTCGTCTTATACGGAACTACTTCAAATAATATCCGACCCTCCTAAGGGAAGTGAAAATTTATTGACATTG GTGTTGCAAATATTGACACAAGAATTGGCACCTTCATCGGATTTGATTGCTACTGTAAAGCTTCTATATCAAACAAAGCTAAAG GATGTTTCAATTCTTATCCCATTGCTTTCTTCACTCACTAAAGATGAG GTTTTGCCCATCTTTCCTCCCCTTCGTAATCTTCCGCCAGAAAAGTTTCAACTTGCACTTGCCCATATATTACAG GGTTCTGCTCACACAGGCCCTGCACTAACACCTGCCGAGGTACTGATTGCTATCCATGATATTCTTCCAGAGAAGGGTGGGCCACCCCTGAAAAAG ataaCAGATGCATGTTCAGCTTGCTTTGAACAACGCACTGTTTTCACGCAGCAAGTCTTAGCAAAGGCCCTCGGTCAGATG GTTGATCGAACACCTCTGCCTTTACTCTTCATGAGAACGGTTATTCAGGCAATCGACGCTTTTCCTACACTG GTTGATTTTGTCATGGAAATTCTTTCCAAGTTGGTGAGGAAGCAG ATCTGGAGACTGCCAAAATTGTGGCCTGGCTTCTTGAAATGTGTGTCTCAGACAAAGCCACATTCGTTCCCAGTTTTGTTGGAG TTACCAGTACCTCAACTTGAAAGCATCATGAAGAAGTTTCCTGATCTAAGACCTTCTCTCACTGCTTATGCGAATCAGCCAAATATCAAGCTTCTCTGCCAAA TTCAGCTCTTTCAGTTCTTGGGCTTGACAATGGGCAAGATTCGCGTTCACAAATGCACCCTTCAGATGCAACATCGTCTATTCAAGGGACAGCCTTAA
- the LOC109125216 gene encoding uncharacterized protein LOC109125216, whose protein sequence is MHAQVTNKLYHLTYIAEHVEQFATDMLLTAVNSETDLSQSGSIAEGIKKEAKSQITSTSDSLLSGSSDIYSQQDLQTSRDVSVLSTSEVQRLISLFFALCKKKPSLLRLVFEVYGRAPKIVNQVSLSLPYKPSRHLCASHVA, encoded by the exons ATGCATGCACAGGTTACAAACAAACTATATCACCTAACATACATAGCAGAGCATGTTGAGCAATTTGCAACAGATATGTTGCTAACTGCTGTGAACTCTGAGACAGATCTCTCACAGTCTGGATCAATTGCAGAAGGAATTAAAAAAGAG GCTAAAAGCCAGATAACTTCGACAAGTGACTCCCTATTGTCTGGAAGCTCCGACATTTACTCTCAACAGGATCTACAAACTTCTCGTGATGTTTCAGTTTTATCAACTTCCGAAGTTCAGAGACTGATTTCTCTGTTCTTCGCTTTATGTAAAAAG AAACCTAGTCTCCTTCGACTTGTCTTTGAAGTTTATGGGAGAGCTCCAAAAATAGTAAACCAGGTGAGTTTGTCACTTCCTTATAAACCCTCACGCCATTTATGTGCATCACATGTGGCATAA
- the LOC104776810 gene encoding symplekin-like isoform X2: MNAADVADQVLRQVDKLIRNNERAARENFSGKNNQSINHQNSWDMSKKRIMPQGEDDKINGEVAPKRFRHNNNVHLTQQVQTSESLQAPVSINGISSGNHPSDSELTPVEQMVSMVGALLAEGDRGASSLEILISKLHPDMLADIVIASMKHLPSTPPTLTSSLATPADIVVSSSINTMYSPTPPPKLPFDPVLPSDVPSLNSSVADPRRDPRRDPRRMDPRRLNSSLGPTSLPVGDGEESVPAQNDISTLLSKPVSVPAATAGAMGSVHPTAVERSQNKLIGSSVIRIIDQPDCREDPSNEKSSLDAPCMDDKGIRETKFFGSDTICDLDLVSIPDFDQHSPSTSVPEFDQHLPATSDSTAPEESYRELAPVPSYVELTAEQSKTVGKLAIERLIESNRHVFGFDCNKIRMALIARLIAKIDAGNDVATVLREHISVDHQEFKGHELVLHVLYHLHSMAILETDESSPYATIYENFLIAVARSFLDALPASDKSFSRLFGEAPHLPDSAIKLLDELCSTRHDPVGREICDSERVTQGLGAVWSLILVRPNERKACLAIALNCSIHSEEDIRAKAIRLVTNKLYHLTYIAEHVEQFATDMLLTAVNSETDLSQSGSIAEGIKKEAKSQITSTSDSLLSGSSDIYSQQDLQTSRDVSVLSTSEVQRLISLFFALCKKKPSLLRLVFEVYGRAPKIVNQAFHRHIPILIRELGSSYTELLQIISDPPKGSENLLTLVLQILTQELAPSSDLIATVKLLYQTKLKDVSILIPLLSSLTKDEVLPIFPPLRNLPPEKFQLALAHILQGSAHTGPALTPAEVLIAIHDILPEKGGPPLKKITDACSACFEQRTVFTQQVLAKALGQMVDRTPLPLLFMRTVIQAIDAFPTLVDFVMEILSKLVRKQIWRLPKLWPGFLKCVSQTKPHSFPVLLELPVPQLESIMKKFPDLRPSLTAYANQPNIKLLCQIQLFQFLGLTMGKIRVHKCTLQMQHRLFKGQP; this comes from the exons ATGAATGCTGCAGATGTTGCTGATCAAGTTCTCCGTCAAGTTGATAAATTGATCAGGAATAATGAGCGTGCTGCACGTGAAAATTTTTCTGGCAAg AATAACCAGTCGATTAATCATCAAAACTCTTGGGATATGTCAAAGAAACGAATAATGCCCCAGGGTGAAGATGATAAAATCAATGGAGAGGTCGCTCCGAAGCGCTTTCGCCATAATAATAATGTGCATTTGACCCAGCAAGTTCAAACAAGTGAATCCCTACAGGCACCTGTCTCTATCAATGGCATTTCCTCTGGTAACCATCCTTCAGACAGTGAGTTGACACCAGTTGAACAGATGGTTTCAATGGTTGGTGCTTTGCTTGCTGAAGGAGACAGAGGAGCTTCATCACTTGAAATTCTCATTTCTAAGCTTCATCCAGATATGCTTGCTGATATTGTAATAGCAAGCATGAAACACTTGCCTAGTACCCCTCCTACGTTGACAAGTTCACTGGCTACTCCAGCAGATATTGTGGTATCTTCTTCTATAAATACCATGTATTCTCCGACTCCTCCACCAAAACTTCCTTTTGACCCAGTCCTTCCTTCCGATGTGCCTAGCTTGAATAGCTCGGTTGCTGACCCTAGACGCGACCCAAGAAGG GATCCCCGTCGCATGGATCCAAGGCGTTTAAATTCATCTTTGGGACCAACGTCACTACCTGTAGGTGACGGTGAAGAATCAGTTCCAGCACAGAACGACATCTCTACCTTACTGAGTAAGCCAGTTTCAGTTCCTGCTGCCACGGCAGGGGCTATGGGTTCAGTACATCCAACAGCAGTAGAGCGTAGCCAGAACAAGTTGATAGGAAGTTCAGTAATCAGAATAATCGATCAGCCTGATTGCAGAGAGGACCCCTCAAATGAAAAATCATCCTTAGATGCTCCTTGCATGGATGATAAAGGCATTAGAGAAACAAAGTTTTTTGGTTCTGATACAATTTGTGATTTAGATCTGGTGTCTATCCCAGATTTTGATCAACATTCTCCTTCAACATCAGTCCCAGAGTTTGATCAACATCTCCCTGCAACATCGGACAGTACTGCACCAGAAGAGAGCTATCGAGAGTTGGCACCTGTTCCATCATATGTTGAACTTACCGCAGAGCAAAGCAAAACTGTAGGAAAGTTGGCTATTGAACGCCTAATCGAATCAAATAGACATGTCTTTGGGTTTGATTGTAACAAGATACGCATGGCATTGATTGCCCGATTGATTGCTAAA ATCGATGCGGGCAATGATGTTGCAACCGTACTAAGAGAGCATATTAGTGTGGATCATCAAGAATTCAAG GGGCACGAACTTGTTTTACATGTTCTCTACCATCTACATTCAATGGCGATTCTGGAGACAGATGAATCCTCTCCCTATGctactatttatgaaaattttcttataGCAGTG GCAAGATCATTTCTGGATGCTCTTCCTGCTTCCGACAAGTCTTTTAGTAGGCTTTTTGGAGAAGCTCCACATCTACCCGATTCAGCCATTAAGCTACTGGATGAACTCTGCTCCACTCGTCATGACCCAGTTGGTAGAGAAATCTGTGATAGTGAGCGTGTAACCCAAGGGCTTGGTGCTGTTTGGAGCTTAATTTTAGTGCGTCCGAATGAGCGAAAAGCATGCTTAGCTATAGCATTGAAC TGTTCTATTCATTCTGAAGAAGATATTCGTGCAAAAGCCATCCGACTT GTTACAAACAAACTATATCACCTAACATACATAGCAGAGCATGTTGAGCAATTTGCAACAG ATATGTTGCTAACTGCTGTGAACTCTGAGACAGATCTCTCACAGTCTGGATCAATTGCAGAAGGAATTAAAAAAGAG GCTAAAAGCCAGATAACTTCGACAAGTGACTCCCTATTGTCTGGAAGCTCCGACATTTACTCTCAACAGGATCTACAAACTTCTCGTGATGTTTCAGTTTTATCAACTTCCGAAGTTCAGAGACTGATTTCTCTGTTCTTCGCTTTATGTAAAAAG AAACCTAGTCTCCTTCGACTTGTCTTTGAAGTTTATGGGAGAGCTCCAAAAATAGTAAACCAG GCTTTTCATCGACATATACCTATTCTGATACGAGAATTAGGTTCGTCTTATACGGAACTACTTCAAATAATATCCGACCCTCCTAAGGGAAGTGAAAATTTATTGACATTG GTGTTGCAAATATTGACACAAGAATTGGCACCTTCATCGGATTTGATTGCTACTGTAAAGCTTCTATATCAAACAAAGCTAAAG GATGTTTCAATTCTTATCCCATTGCTTTCTTCACTCACTAAAGATGAG GTTTTGCCCATCTTTCCTCCCCTTCGTAATCTTCCGCCAGAAAAGTTTCAACTTGCACTTGCCCATATATTACAG GGTTCTGCTCACACAGGCCCTGCACTAACACCTGCCGAGGTACTGATTGCTATCCATGATATTCTTCCAGAGAAGGGTGGGCCACCCCTGAAAAAG ataaCAGATGCATGTTCAGCTTGCTTTGAACAACGCACTGTTTTCACGCAGCAAGTCTTAGCAAAGGCCCTCGGTCAGATG GTTGATCGAACACCTCTGCCTTTACTCTTCATGAGAACGGTTATTCAGGCAATCGACGCTTTTCCTACACTG GTTGATTTTGTCATGGAAATTCTTTCCAAGTTGGTGAGGAAGCAG ATCTGGAGACTGCCAAAATTGTGGCCTGGCTTCTTGAAATGTGTGTCTCAGACAAAGCCACATTCGTTCCCAGTTTTGTTGGAG TTACCAGTACCTCAACTTGAAAGCATCATGAAGAAGTTTCCTGATCTAAGACCTTCTCTCACTGCTTATGCGAATCAGCCAAATATCAAGCTTCTCTGCCAAA TTCAGCTCTTTCAGTTCTTGGGCTTGACAATGGGCAAGATTCGCGTTCACAAATGCACCCTTCAGATGCAACATCGTCTATTCAAGGGACAGCCTTAA
- the LOC104776813 gene encoding omega-hydroxypalmitate O-feruloyl transferase-like isoform X1: MQELPDCLYEGEQPSLITPSSPTPNQTLYLSNLDDHHFLRFSIKYLYLFQKSIPSLTLKDSLARVLVDYYPFAGRIRVSDDGRKLEVDCNGEGAVFAEAFMDITCQEFLDQHSPKPNKSWRKLLFKVQAQGFLDIPPLVLQVTYLRCGGMILCSAINHCICDGIGTSQFLHAWAHATTSQPHLPTRPFHSRHVLDPRNPPRVTHSHPGFTGTTTIDKNSTFDICKYLQSQPLAPATLTFSTSHLLRLKKTCAPSLKCTTFEVLAAHTWRSWAQSLELPLTMLVKLLFSVNMRKKLNPELPQGYYGNGFVLACAESKVHDLVDGNIYHVVKSIQEAKARITDEYVRSTIDLLQDKTVKTDVSSSLVISEWARLGLEELDLGGGKPMYMGPLTSDIYCLFLPVAEDNDAIRVQMSLPEDVVKRLEYYMVKFLDGKDNEDENSYV, encoded by the exons ATGCAAGAGCTGCCGGATTGCTTGTACGAGGGAGAGCAACCATCCTTAATCACTCCTTCATCTCCCACACCAAATCAGACTCTCTACCTTTCCAACCTCGATGACCATCACTTTCTCAGATTCTCTATCAAGTACCTTTACCTTTTCCAAAAATCTATCCCCTCTCTCACCTTGAAAGATTCTCTCGCTAGGGTTCTAGTCGATTACTACCCTTTCGCAGGTAGGATAAGAGTATCCGATGACGGGAGGAAGCTCGAGGTTGATTGTAATGGGGAAGGCGCTGTTTTCGCAGAAGCTTTCATGGATATAACTTGCCAGGAGTTTCTTGATCAGCATTCTCCCAAACCAAACAAGTCATGGAGGAAGCTCTTGTTCAAGGTTCAAGCTCAGGGTTTCTTGGATATTCCTCCTCTTGTTTTACAG GTGACGTATCTCCGTTGCGGGGGTATGATCCTCTGCAGTGCGATCAATCATTGCATCTGTGATGGCATCGGCACATCGCAGTTCCTACATGCATGGGCCCATGCCACCACTAGCCAACCTCATCTCCCGACCCGACCATTTCACTCCCGTCACGTGTTAGATCCACGAAACCCTCCACGTGTCACACACTCACATCCTGGTTTCACCGGAACCACCACCATAGACAAAAACTCCACCTTCGACATATGCAAGTATTTACAGTCCCAACCACTGGCTCCGGCCACCTTAACCTTCTCGACATCTCATCTCCTACGCTTAAAGAAAACATGCGCTCCCTCACTAAAATGCACTACGTTCGAGGTACTAGCGGCTCACACGTGGCGCTCGTGGGCTCAATCTCTGGAGTTACCGTTGACCATGTTGGTCAAACTCCTATTCTCTGTCAATATGAGGAAAAAGCTGAATCCAGAACTTCCTCAAGGATATTATGGTAACGGGTTTGTACTAGCTTGTGCCGAAAGCAAGGTACACGACCTAGTAGATGGTAATATTTACCACGTGGTTAAATCGATACAAGAAGCAAAAGCAAGAATTACCGACGAATACGTAAGATCAACGATAGATCTACTGCAGGATAAAACAGTGAAAACAGACGTCTCAAGCAGCTTGGTCATATCAGAATGGGCGAGATTGGGACTAGAGGAGTTGGACTTGGGAGGAGGAAAGCCAATGTATATGGGTCCTTTGACGAGTGACATTTATTGCTTGTTTTTACCTGTCGCCGAAGATAATGATGCCATTAGGGTTCAGATGTCCCTACCGGAGGATGTTGTGAAGAGACTAGAGTATTACATGGTTAAGTTCTTAGATGGAAAAGATAACGAAGATGAGAATTCTTATGTATGA